The following proteins are encoded in a genomic region of Limanda limanda chromosome 22, fLimLim1.1, whole genome shotgun sequence:
- the mta2 gene encoding metastasis-associated protein MTA2, which produces MAANMYRVGDYVYFENSSSNPYLIRRIEELNKTANGNVEAKVVCLFRRRDISGNLNTLADSNAREFEEESKQPVLSTEQQKHQLKHRELFLSRQFESLPATHIRGKCNVTLLNETDVLVGYLEKEDCFFYSLVFDPLQKTLLADQGEIRVGSKYQAEIPDKLAEGESDNRMQEKLETKVWDPNNQLKDPQIDQFLVVARAVGTFARALDCSSSIRQPSLHMSAAAASRDITLFHAMDTLQKNSYDLAKAMSTLVPQGGPVLCRDEMEEWSASEAMLFEEALEKYGKDFNDIRQDFLPWKSLASVVQFYYMWKTTDRYIQQKRLKAAEADSKLKQVYIPTYTKPNPNQIMAPGSKPGMNGATGFQKGLSCESCHTAQSAQWYAWGPPNMQCRLCASCWIYWKKYGGLKTPTQLEGAARGGSESGPRGHMTRQEVQGLSPFTRNEGRAKLLAKNRQTFILQTTKLTRIARRVCEDILQPRRAARRPYASINSNAVKAECMIRLPKATKTPLKTKVVPRPSLATIVKDLAISAPLKLKASRGPPTPINRNQASQPRVGQSLLGKRGFDSATGVPYPANGRPYTSGMRTTSQSVIKRQKVSQGEAPNPVVFVATKDTRALRKHLTQSEMRRAARKPHLLVRIKLPPPPRSLAMPLLPSSTSEPIVLED; this is translated from the exons GAGAATTTGAAGAGGAGTCGAAGCAACCAGTGCTGTCAACAGAACAACAGAAACACCAACTCAAGCACAGAGAGCTCTTTTTGTCTCGACAGTTTGAATCTCTACCTGCTACCCACATACG AGGGAAATGTAATGTCACCCTCCTCAATGAAACAGATGTTTTGGTTGGCTACCTGGAGAAGGAG GATTGTTTCTTCTACTCGTTGGTGTTCGACCCTCTCCAGAAGACTCTGTTGGCAGATCAGGGCGAGATCCGTGTGGGCTCCAAGTACCAGGCAGAGATCCCTGACAAGCTAGCTGAGG GTGAATCCGATAACCGGatgcaggagaagctggagaccAAGGTGTGGGACCCTAACAACCAGCTCAAAGACCCCCAGATCGACCAGTTTCTGGTGGTGGCAAG agcTGTGGGGACGTTTGCTCGGGCCCTGGactgcagcagctccatccGCCAGCCCAGCCTCCATAtgagtgcagcagcagcctccagaGACATCAcactg TTTCATGCAATGGATACGCTGCAGAAGAACAGCTATGACCTGGCCAAAGCCATGTCCACCCTCGTCCCTCAGGGAGGTCCAGTGCTCTGCCGTGATGAGATGGAGGAATGGAGCGCCTCAGAGGCCATGTTGTTTGAGGAGGCTCTGGAGAAATACGGGAAAGACTTCAACGACATTCGTCAGGACTTT TTACCCTGGAAGTCACTAGCCAGTGTGGTCCAGTTCTATTACATGTGGAAGACTACGGACCGCTACATCCAACAG AAACGACTAAAGGCAGCGGAGGCAGATAGCAAGCTGAAGCAGGTGTACATCCCCACCTA CACCAAACCCAACCCCAACCAGATCATGGCTCCTGGAAGCAAGCCTGGTATGAACGGGGCCACTGGCTTTCAGAAAGGACTCAGCTGTGAGAGCTGCCACA CGGCCCAGTCTGCTCAGTGGTATGCCTGGGGTCCTCCCAACATGCAGTGCAGACTATGCGCCTCCTGCTGGATCTACTGGAAGAAGTATGGGGGTCTGAAGACCCCCACACAGCTAGAGGGCGCTGCCAGGGGTGGCTCT GAGTCAGGACCCCGTGGTCACATGACACGCCAGGAGGTCCAGGGCCTGTCACCGTTCACCCGCAATGAGGGTCGAGctaagctgctggctaaaaacCGCCAGACGTTCATCCTGCAGACAACCAAGCTAACCCGCATCGCTCGGCGGGTGTGTGAGGACATCCTGCAGCCTCGCCGCGCTGCACGGCGACCGTACGCCTCCATCAACTCCAACGCGGTCAAGGCCGAgt gtaTGATCAGGCTTCCCAAAGCCACAAAAACACCTCTAAAGACCAAGGTGGTGCCTCGACCATCACTGGCCACTATAGTGAAGGATTTAG CCATCTCGGCTCCTCTGAAACTGAAGGCATCCAGAGGACCTCCAACACCCATCAACAGGAACCAGGCCAGCCAGCCTAGAGTGGGCCAAAGCCTCCTGGGAAAGAGGGGCTTTGACAGC GCTACAGGAGTGCCCTACCCAGCCAATGGGAGGCCGTATACGTCAGGTATGAGGACCACATCCCAGTCGGTCATCAAGCGGCAGAAGGTCAGCCAGGGCGAAGCTCCCAACCCTGTGGTGTTTGTGGCTACAAAGGACACTAG GGCTCTGAGGAAACATCTGACCCAGTCAGAGATGCGTCGGGCAGCGAGAAAACCTCATCTGCTGGTCCGGATCAAGCTGCcgccaccccctcgttccctgGCCATGCCCCTGCTTCCCTCCAGCACCAGCGAACCCATCGTCCTGGAGGACTGA